The Saliniradius amylolyticus DNA segment GCAGCGCAGACTCGAACGAATCGTATTTAACATTCGCCAGGGCTTTGCAGCGCGCGATGGGCGTTACGTTGAGCTTCGCTTCGGCCACAAAAGCCAGCGACCCTTCCGAGCCCGTGATCACCCGACTTAAGTCAAACTGACTCAGATCGTCATTAAACACATGCTCCAGGTCATAGCCGGTAAGAAAACGATTCATGCGTGGGAACTTGGCCAGGATCTGCTCACGCTTATCCCGACAGCTGGTCAGCACCTGCTGATAAATGGACCGCTCCGGGAGTTGTTCACCCTGGGTTTCCACCGTCTCTGTAGCCATAGGCTGAGTGTCCAGAACTCGGCCATCGGCCAATACCGAACGCAGCGCCAGTACATGATCGCTGGTTTTGCCGTACACCAGAGACCCTTGTCCCGAGGCATCGGTATTGATCATCCCGCCAATTGTGGCGCGGTTACTGGTGGACAAGTCAGGTGCAAAAAAGTAGCCGTATGGCTTTAAGAAGGCATTCAACTGGTCTTTTACCACACCGGCTTGCACTCTTACCCAGCCTTCCTGCTGATTAAACTCCAGGATTTTGTTCATGTGCCGGGATAGATCAACCACGATACCACTGGTCAACGATTGACCATTGGTACCGGTGCCACCGCCCCGGGCCGAAAAGCTGACCTTGGGATAAACCTTGCCAAGCCGACCGATAAGGCAGAGATCCTTAACATCTTTAGGATGAATCACCGCCTGCGGCAGACGCTGATAGACCGAGTTATCCGTCGCCACTGCCAGGCGATTGGAGTACCCGGTTTCGATATCACCCTGAAACCCCTGCTCAGCGAGCTGGGTAAGGTAATCTTTAAAGTGCTGCTGTAAAGCGGCGTCACTGTGGATTCGCGGTAACATGGGCAAACTGTTCTGAAAATTTTCGCCTAGTATACAAGGCTGCCCGTGGCCTTCCCAGCCTGGCGGACATGCTCTGTAACACTTTTACACAATAAGACAGGCTGAAATGATTTATAACAAAAGGTATCAGGTTGCAGGAGATATTATGAAACGAACCTTTAAACTCGGCTTGGGCGCAGTCCTGTTCATCTTGGGGACGGTATTTTTCTTTATCCCGGGTACTATTCTGTTACAAGTCATCGGGCTTTTTCTGCTGGCATCGGAATGGTCACCGGCCAGGCGCTTTTTGAAAATGGGGCAAAAAGCCATGAGTCGCAGCGCCCGAAGGCTG contains these protein-coding regions:
- a CDS encoding tellurium resistance protein TerC, encoding MKRTFKLGLGAVLFILGTVFFFIPGTILLQVIGLFLLASEWSPARRFLKMGQKAMSRSARRLDSALLKRKLRAR